In one window of Zhongshania aliphaticivorans DNA:
- the lepB gene encoding signal peptidase I, with the protein MVNLILMVVAAVSLVVWLVQEVKGRRQMQQALQWCAEKRTASDAQSLRQQVLPNWLEWTYRLVVFAWFVWIASVVLLKDGDFALALVVLTIVAGIIAGLDRFVFEKARQAFVASGNVAAYITYFVKQDQDALKSEFGGMLPIAENARSFFPVLLVVLVLRSFVIEPFQIPSASMVPSLEVGDYILVNKYNYGLRLPVIGTKILEVGEPKRGDVMVFFPPNDPRYFIKRVVGLPGDEIRYVNKQLYINGDVIQQTLMAEVPPLKPVTQVLSEQLGNVDHLVNHDKRIYRGDFVTTVKPGHYFMMGDNRDNSSDSRVWGQVPEENIVGQAFAIWMHWHSFSDLPSFNRVGRIR; encoded by the coding sequence ATGGTGAACTTGATTCTTATGGTGGTTGCAGCCGTATCACTTGTTGTTTGGCTGGTTCAGGAGGTTAAGGGGCGCAGACAAATGCAACAGGCATTGCAGTGGTGCGCTGAAAAACGAACGGCCAGTGATGCCCAATCGCTTCGTCAGCAAGTATTACCAAACTGGCTAGAGTGGACCTACCGTTTGGTAGTGTTTGCATGGTTTGTTTGGATTGCCAGTGTCGTTTTGTTAAAAGACGGTGATTTTGCTTTGGCATTGGTCGTGCTTACTATTGTGGCCGGGATTATTGCTGGTTTAGATCGGTTTGTATTTGAAAAAGCTCGGCAAGCATTTGTCGCTTCTGGCAATGTAGCGGCATATATTACCTATTTTGTGAAGCAGGATCAGGATGCGCTGAAGTCAGAATTTGGTGGAATGCTACCGATTGCAGAAAATGCACGGTCTTTTTTCCCAGTTTTATTGGTCGTCCTCGTTTTGCGCTCGTTTGTTATTGAGCCCTTTCAAATACCCTCTGCATCAATGGTGCCGAGCTTAGAGGTTGGCGATTATATTTTAGTTAATAAATATAATTACGGTTTGAGGTTACCTGTTATTGGGACAAAGATTCTAGAAGTGGGGGAGCCTAAACGTGGTGACGTCATGGTGTTTTTCCCACCGAATGACCCCCGTTATTTTATTAAACGCGTTGTTGGTTTACCTGGTGATGAAATTCGTTATGTGAATAAGCAATTGTATATTAATGGTGATGTCATTCAGCAAACATTGATGGCTGAAGTGCCACCACTAAAGCCAGTAACACAGGTGCTTAGTGAGCAGCTGGGTAATGTCGATCATTTAGTGAATCACGATAAACGTATTTATCGCGGTGATTTTGTCACTACCGTTAAACCCGGACACTATTTTATGATGGGTGATAATAGGGATAATAGCAGTGACAGCCGTGTCTGGGGCCAAGTACCAGAAGAGAATATTGTTGGTCAAGCCTTTGCCATATGGATGCATTGGCATTCATTCAGTGATTTGCCAAGTTTTAATCGTGTCGGCCGTATACGTTAG
- a CDS encoding ATP-binding protein, which yields MRARLGIRKLILVMGLLPILTLSLALSTYLIFSQVNELRKLMTERAKTSSEQLAILAEHLLADDHQDTLAHITTTALEESAVKAIAIYSADLQLISQAGPKSKVSVVTIPSNDHKPQYQFLDDGLLIIQPVMASPHNIQTNTHVIGWVVIQYDWRHLKTQQYQTLFMGTIFFVFAFFMCVSLTSYINQSLATDLSTLRLTIRRMATGSRNFHAHIPENNEFNELAEELNQLNNAHKKELQELQRSIEQTNIDLRETLETVEVQNIELDLARREAVNASRIKSEFLANTSHEIRTPLSGIIGFSKILLKSELEIRQRDAVETIHNSANNLLTIINDILDFSKLEAGKLVLDNSPVNLRETVEDTLQLLAPSASENNLEFGLVIEHDTPDAVITDGLRLKQILTNLISNAIKFTAAGHIKVSILSKIINEQEVKITFQISDTGIGLSREQQQVIFKDFSQADASITRQYGGTGLGLVIVKGIIEQMGGDIGIDSSPGQGATFWFTLTLTISNSAISLRDFSALKGKSLALYDRSELSTQTLSSLFSNWGLDVHHTTNISELPTADYYVICSDGATELSNLLTDIHHPAIIITPYTEQHSSDNEHIYLSKPVAHVKLFDALHKGLQHHSLTSPETAKFPNTAILVVDDNPSNLHILGNFLTDMSISTFFAQNGAEALQQCREKHFDLIFMDIQMPHMDGIETSKQIRSDGLNINTPIIALSAYLSPDNPSQLRNAGINDYFSKPISEPQLATLLSHHLNLEQRDEYDERPVDIAECLRLTKHRPKLASEMLSMLLNTLPKNRKDIILAFQTANLTEVATLNHTLKGACCYTGTPALKRRVLELEQSLNKKLDSETEIDALINAIDALLAWRDEHDLDIVFET from the coding sequence ATGCGCGCGAGATTGGGAATACGAAAACTAATACTAGTTATGGGTCTATTACCTATACTGACCTTATCTTTGGCCCTTAGTACTTACCTTATATTCAGCCAGGTTAATGAACTGCGCAAACTCATGACGGAGCGTGCCAAAACCTCTAGCGAACAACTAGCCATACTCGCCGAGCACCTTCTAGCAGATGATCATCAAGATACTCTTGCTCACATTACAACCACGGCTTTAGAAGAATCTGCCGTCAAGGCCATTGCCATATATTCTGCTGACTTGCAGCTAATTAGCCAAGCAGGTCCAAAGTCTAAGGTTTCAGTGGTCACAATCCCTAGCAATGATCACAAGCCACAGTATCAATTTTTAGATGACGGTCTTCTTATTATCCAACCGGTGATGGCATCACCGCACAATATACAGACCAACACACACGTGATCGGCTGGGTTGTCATACAATACGATTGGCGACACCTTAAAACGCAGCAATACCAGACGCTGTTCATGGGGACGATATTTTTTGTTTTCGCTTTTTTTATGTGCGTTAGCCTCACAAGCTATATTAATCAATCACTTGCCACAGATCTCTCCACTCTTCGCTTGACCATCCGAAGGATGGCCACTGGCTCTAGAAACTTTCACGCTCATATTCCAGAAAACAATGAGTTTAATGAATTAGCTGAAGAGCTAAACCAACTAAATAATGCCCACAAAAAAGAGTTACAAGAACTTCAACGTAGTATTGAGCAAACGAATATCGATTTAAGGGAAACCCTTGAAACTGTTGAAGTACAAAATATTGAGCTCGACTTAGCAAGACGAGAGGCCGTCAACGCCAGCCGCATAAAATCTGAATTCCTGGCCAATACCAGCCATGAAATTCGAACCCCGCTCAGTGGCATAATCGGTTTTAGTAAAATCCTATTAAAATCCGAACTAGAAATTAGACAGCGTGACGCCGTTGAAACCATTCACAATTCGGCAAATAACCTTTTAACCATCATCAACGACATTCTGGACTTTTCTAAACTAGAGGCAGGCAAACTCGTTTTAGATAACTCTCCCGTCAATCTCCGTGAGACGGTAGAAGACACATTACAACTCCTCGCGCCCAGTGCCTCAGAAAACAATCTTGAATTTGGCTTGGTGATCGAACATGACACCCCAGATGCAGTTATTACAGATGGGCTTCGCTTAAAACAAATTCTGACCAATTTAATCAGTAACGCCATTAAATTTACTGCGGCAGGTCATATAAAAGTTTCTATTTTAAGCAAGATCATCAACGAGCAAGAAGTAAAAATCACCTTTCAAATCAGCGACACGGGAATAGGCCTCTCTAGAGAGCAACAGCAAGTCATATTTAAAGATTTTAGCCAAGCAGACGCTTCTATCACGCGCCAATATGGCGGAACAGGTCTTGGGCTTGTCATTGTTAAGGGTATTATTGAGCAAATGGGCGGCGATATTGGTATCGATAGCAGTCCAGGGCAAGGCGCTACCTTTTGGTTCACGCTAACACTCACGATTAGCAATAGCGCCATCAGCCTCAGAGATTTCAGTGCGCTGAAAGGAAAGTCGCTTGCACTTTACGATCGAAGCGAGCTTAGTACGCAAACACTAAGCTCGCTGTTTTCAAACTGGGGCTTAGACGTACACCACACCACTAATATTAGCGAATTACCAACCGCGGACTATTACGTTATCTGCAGTGATGGAGCAACAGAACTCAGCAATTTACTTACCGACATCCACCATCCAGCAATCATTATCACGCCCTATACAGAGCAACATAGCAGTGACAATGAGCATATCTACCTAAGCAAACCAGTGGCGCACGTTAAATTATTTGACGCTCTCCACAAAGGCTTGCAACACCATTCACTTACTAGCCCTGAAACGGCCAAATTTCCAAACACAGCAATTTTAGTGGTTGACGATAATCCATCAAATTTGCACATTTTGGGCAATTTTCTTACGGATATGTCGATAAGCACTTTTTTTGCACAGAATGGAGCGGAAGCCTTACAGCAGTGCCGTGAAAAGCACTTTGACCTTATTTTTATGGACATACAAATGCCACACATGGATGGCATAGAAACCAGTAAGCAAATACGTAGCGATGGCCTAAATATCAACACACCAATCATTGCCTTATCGGCGTACTTGTCCCCCGATAACCCATCGCAATTGCGAAACGCGGGTATCAATGACTATTTCAGCAAGCCAATTTCGGAACCACAGCTAGCCACCTTACTCAGTCACCATTTGAATCTAGAGCAAAGGGATGAGTATGACGAAAGACCTGTCGATATCGCCGAATGTTTGCGCCTAACCAAACATAGACCAAAGCTTGCTTCAGAGATGCTAAGTATGCTGTTAAATACACTGCCGAAAAACCGCAAAGATATCATTTTGGCGTTCCAAACAGCCAACCTCACCGAAGTCGCTACCCTAAATCACACACTAAAAGGCGCTTGCTGCTATACAGGCACACCCGCTTTAAAAAGGCGGGTATTGGAGCTAGAGCAAAGCTTAAATAAAAAACTAGATAGCGAGACGGAGATTGACGCGCTCATCAATGCCATTGACGCCCTATTGGCATGGCGAGATGAACACGATTTAGATATTGTCTTTGAAACTTAA
- the recO gene encoding DNA repair protein RecO, whose protein sequence is MNRVDGAPCFVLHLRPYRDTSALVDFFSLDHGRFTCVVKGLRGAGRSRQQWRAALQIFNLVAVSWQGRGELKSLLSVQHQQSYSLTGRALFCGFYINELLERLLYRHDPHPDVFLHYTHCLDQLALNAPLEPVLRRFEFNLLASLGYAVNIATCANSHEPVKPDAYYRFDIGEGFFPVLENAPGLVLSGEAILRLAEEKFDGEVLVVAKKLSRQVLGVLLGDKPLQSRALFATGAISNKPSGAAE, encoded by the coding sequence ATGAATAGGGTTGATGGCGCGCCTTGTTTTGTCCTGCACCTTAGACCTTATCGCGACACTAGCGCATTAGTCGATTTTTTCAGCTTAGATCATGGCCGGTTTACCTGTGTAGTTAAGGGCTTAAGGGGGGCTGGGCGTTCGCGGCAGCAGTGGCGAGCAGCATTGCAAATATTTAATTTGGTTGCTGTAAGTTGGCAGGGGCGTGGGGAACTCAAGTCGCTATTGAGTGTGCAGCATCAACAGAGTTATTCCTTGACTGGTCGGGCGCTCTTTTGTGGATTTTATATTAATGAGTTATTAGAGCGTTTGTTATATCGCCATGATCCCCATCCTGATGTGTTTTTGCATTATACCCACTGTTTAGATCAGCTTGCCCTCAATGCACCGCTAGAGCCAGTTCTACGGCGATTTGAATTTAATTTATTAGCGTCTTTAGGTTACGCTGTTAATATCGCCACGTGTGCGAATAGTCATGAACCAGTAAAGCCAGATGCTTATTATCGATTTGACATTGGTGAAGGTTTTTTTCCTGTTCTTGAAAATGCGCCTGGCTTGGTGTTATCAGGTGAGGCTATTTTACGCTTGGCTGAGGAAAAATTTGATGGCGAAGTTTTAGTGGTCGCAAAAAAATTAAGCCGTCAGGTTTTGGGTGTCCTGCTGGGTGATAAACCTTTGCAGAGTAGAGCCTTATTCGCTACAGGGGCAATATCAAACAAACCTAGTGGAGCTGCTGAATAG
- the era gene encoding GTPase Era, translated as MNNDESLVVGKQRCGFVAIVGRPNVGKSTLLNHILGQKLSITSRKPQTTRHQVLGIKTEGESQVIYVDTPGLHLKEEKALNRYMNRAASSAIKDVDLVLFVVDRDRWTDDDELVLRNLKNAQCPIVLVINKVDRLEDKGKILPLIESLQARHGFDDVVPVSALRGHNREELETVISHFLPENEHMYPEDQITDRSERFLASELVREKIMRQLGEEIPYSMTVEIEEFKASSRLLEISALILVERDGQKKIIIGEGGSRLRQIGTEARKDMEIAFDNKVMLRLWVKVKSGWADDERALRSLGYNDFK; from the coding sequence ATGAATAACGATGAGTCTTTAGTTGTGGGTAAACAGCGGTGTGGTTTTGTCGCCATAGTGGGGCGTCCAAATGTGGGAAAATCAACGCTGCTGAACCATATTCTTGGGCAAAAATTAAGTATTACCTCCCGTAAACCGCAAACAACAAGACACCAAGTATTGGGTATCAAGACGGAGGGTGAAAGCCAGGTTATTTATGTTGATACACCTGGGCTGCATTTAAAAGAAGAGAAAGCCTTAAATCGATACATGAATCGAGCCGCAAGTTCAGCGATTAAAGATGTAGATTTAGTTTTGTTTGTTGTCGATAGAGACAGATGGACAGATGATGATGAGCTTGTACTGCGTAATCTTAAAAATGCCCAATGCCCAATTGTGCTAGTTATCAATAAAGTGGATCGTTTAGAAGACAAAGGTAAAATCTTACCTTTGATTGAATCACTTCAGGCTCGGCATGGCTTTGACGATGTTGTTCCTGTGTCGGCTTTACGTGGCCATAACCGTGAAGAACTAGAGACGGTTATCTCGCATTTCTTACCTGAAAATGAACACATGTATCCGGAAGATCAAATTACTGATCGCAGTGAGCGGTTTTTGGCTTCGGAGTTGGTGCGTGAGAAAATTATGCGCCAATTAGGCGAAGAAATTCCATATTCGATGACGGTGGAAATTGAAGAATTTAAAGCATCTTCCCGCTTATTAGAAATTAGTGCTTTGATTCTGGTTGAACGCGATGGTCAGAAAAAAATCATTATTGGCGAAGGCGGCAGCCGTCTGCGACAAATTGGCACCGAAGCGCGCAAAGATATGGAAATTGCCTTTGATAATAAAGTGATGCTGCGCCTATGGGTGAAAGTTAAGTCCGGTTGGGCTGATGACGAGCGTGCACTGCGTAGTCTCGGTTATAACGATTTTAAGTAG
- a CDS encoding SoxR reducing system RseC family protein: MMITESGRVVGIEEDALWVETVRRSTCGSCAAQKGCGQGLMNKATDGRRNQLRVLLGSQPSSMFELDEEVGISIPERALISGALVVYLLPLLSMIAGMGLASNYGSGDGVAAIGALLGFMAGAALVRLHASYIRNNPAFQATVIAKDRPSVIDCSLVNASPHSE; this comes from the coding sequence ATGATGATAACGGAGTCGGGGCGAGTAGTCGGCATCGAGGAAGATGCTTTGTGGGTGGAAACTGTGCGTCGTAGTACTTGCGGTAGTTGTGCCGCGCAAAAGGGGTGCGGTCAAGGTTTGATGAACAAAGCAACTGATGGCCGCCGTAATCAATTACGGGTATTATTGGGCTCGCAACCATCCAGCATGTTTGAATTGGATGAAGAGGTGGGCATCAGTATTCCTGAGCGGGCTTTAATTTCCGGTGCATTGGTTGTGTATTTACTACCGCTTTTGAGCATGATTGCAGGGATGGGGCTTGCGTCAAATTACGGCTCCGGTGATGGCGTTGCTGCAATTGGGGCTTTACTGGGTTTTATGGCCGGCGCCGCCTTGGTGCGATTACATGCGTCATACATTCGTAATAACCCTGCTTTTCAGGCCACAGTGATAGCAAAAGACCGTCCAAGTGTGATTGATTGCTCCTTAGTTAATGCTTCCCCTCATTCAGAATGA
- the rnc gene encoding ribonuclease III, giving the protein MKTPSELGLKIGYEFKDESLLAMAITHRSFSAVNNERIEFLGDSLLNMIIAEALYKRFPDMREGELSRVRALLVSGKTLAELATEFDLGAFLRLGAGEKNTGGHRRNSTLADAVEALIGGIYIESGFDVCRERVLAWFDSRLVTLNPDSSHKDAKTRLQEFLQARKLPLPDYQLINTEGADHQQTFVVSCAVPLLKSAVSARGSSRRKAEQAAAEKVLLALKDSE; this is encoded by the coding sequence TTGAAAACTCCTAGCGAGCTTGGCCTGAAAATTGGCTATGAATTCAAGGATGAATCTCTGCTGGCAATGGCGATTACTCATCGTAGTTTTAGTGCCGTTAATAATGAGCGGATTGAGTTTTTGGGTGACTCTCTACTCAATATGATTATTGCCGAGGCGCTGTATAAGCGTTTTCCTGATATGCGAGAAGGAGAATTGAGCCGTGTTCGAGCTTTATTGGTCAGCGGGAAAACATTGGCAGAGCTTGCAACAGAGTTTGATTTAGGCGCCTTCTTGCGGCTTGGCGCGGGTGAAAAAAATACTGGCGGCCATCGTCGAAACTCGACGCTTGCAGATGCCGTTGAGGCTCTCATCGGTGGAATTTATATTGAATCTGGGTTCGATGTGTGTCGTGAAAGAGTGCTGGCGTGGTTTGATTCTAGGCTGGTTACTTTAAACCCTGATTCTAGTCACAAAGACGCCAAAACCCGTCTTCAAGAGTTTTTACAGGCACGTAAGTTGCCATTACCAGATTACCAATTGATAAACACAGAAGGTGCCGATCACCAGCAAACATTTGTTGTCAGTTGCGCGGTACCATTATTGAAATCAGCGGTATCGGCTAGAGGTAGCAGCCGCCGGAAGGCCGAGCAAGCTGCCGCAGAAAAAGTATTGCTTGCTTTAAAGGATAGTGAATGA
- a CDS encoding sigma-E factor negative regulatory protein codes for MNDTVRESLSALMDGESSELELRRILNADEQTVRTEWANLHRSQQLLKNESNDFMAWDISSRVMAEIADEDSPSRSGTGWKQAVSGLAIAASVAAVVVVGSLGSNMFGGSSTMVADNNAVSGRVYPAQVSAAVGGVAVSAQAQASPAGPLLNNDAEARKRFEAYLRKHTDRAAFNNGQGMVSYARVVSQESK; via the coding sequence ATGAACGATACCGTCAGGGAGTCCCTGTCTGCATTGATGGACGGTGAGTCCAGTGAGCTAGAGCTTAGACGCATACTTAATGCTGATGAGCAGACAGTTCGTACCGAGTGGGCGAATTTACACCGTTCGCAGCAATTATTAAAAAATGAAAGTAATGACTTTATGGCGTGGGATATCTCGTCAAGAGTTATGGCTGAAATAGCAGACGAAGACAGCCCAAGCCGTTCAGGTACTGGCTGGAAACAGGCGGTATCTGGGTTGGCGATTGCTGCAAGCGTTGCGGCTGTCGTGGTTGTTGGGTCGCTGGGTAGTAATATGTTTGGCGGCTCGTCAACTATGGTGGCGGATAACAATGCAGTGAGTGGCCGTGTTTATCCTGCTCAGGTTTCTGCAGCCGTTGGCGGTGTTGCGGTGAGCGCTCAGGCACAAGCTTCGCCAGCTGGACCTTTGCTTAATAACGATGCTGAAGCTCGCAAGCGTTTTGAGGCTTATTTGCGCAAACATACAGACCGTGCAGCGTTTAATAATGGCCAGGGAATGGTGTCTTACGCGCGAGTTGTATCGCAGGAGTCTAAATAG
- a CDS encoding DUF4845 domain-containing protein, producing MKTKQAGMGMIATLLVLTVVIVFATLAVKLAPIYVDYWTLTRIINDVIEEERGSEVTPAAIRRDLSNRFVTNRVESIALRDIKISSEKEGILIDARYEKRTPVMFNVDAVVHFDEAMFVIPRS from the coding sequence ATGAAAACTAAACAAGCTGGTATGGGCATGATTGCCACTTTATTAGTACTAACTGTTGTCATTGTATTCGCGACCTTGGCAGTAAAGTTAGCGCCCATTTATGTTGATTACTGGACATTGACTCGGATCATCAATGATGTGATTGAGGAAGAGCGTGGCTCGGAGGTAACGCCGGCAGCTATTCGACGTGATTTATCTAATCGATTTGTGACAAATCGAGTTGAATCTATTGCTTTGCGTGACATTAAAATTAGTAGCGAAAAAGAAGGAATTTTAATTGACGCTAGATATGAGAAGCGAACCCCAGTGATGTTTAATGTTGATGCAGTGGTTCATTTTGATGAAGCAATGTTTGTGATTCCTAGGAGTTGA
- the lepA gene encoding translation elongation factor 4, producing the protein MSSLDLIRNFSIIAHIDHGKSTLADRFIQTCGGLTEREMSAQVLDSMDIERERGITIKAQSVTLNYTALDGKTYQLNFIDTPGHVDFSYEVSRSLAACEGALLVVDAAQGVEAQSVANCYTAIEQGLEVLPILNKMDLPQADPDKVKHEIEEIIGVDASDAVAVSAKSGMGIVDALEHLVAMIPPPVGDPDAPLQALIIDSWFDNYQGVVSLVRVKNGTLKRGEKIITKSLGKAHVVDVVGIFTPKQTSTGILKAGEVGFVIAGIKDIHGAPVGDTFTHSSTPTVESMPGFKKVKPQVYAGLFTVSTEDYEDFRDALSKLTLNDASLFYEPESSDALGFGFRCGFLGTLHMEIIQERLEREYNLDLITTAPTVIYEVLKKNGQVVMVDNPSSMPDPGELEETREPIAKVNILVPQEHLGNVISLCAEKRGVQKDMQFLGQQVSLNWEIPMSEVVLDFFDRLKSVSRGFASLDYAFDRFEAANLVKLDVLINGDRVDALALIVHRDVAQSRGRQLVDKMQELIPRQMFDVAIQAAIGGHVIARQTVKALRKNVTAKCYGGDVSRKRKLLEKQKAGKKRMKQVGNVEIPQTAFLAVLKIDS; encoded by the coding sequence GTGTCTAGTCTCGATTTAATTCGCAATTTCTCAATAATTGCCCATATCGACCACGGTAAATCTACTTTAGCAGATCGGTTTATTCAGACCTGCGGCGGTCTGACTGAACGTGAGATGTCAGCCCAAGTATTGGATTCCATGGATATTGAGCGTGAACGCGGTATCACTATAAAAGCGCAATCGGTTACGCTTAATTACACCGCGCTCGACGGTAAAACATACCAACTGAACTTTATTGACACCCCCGGCCACGTCGATTTTTCTTATGAGGTTTCACGCTCCCTAGCGGCGTGTGAGGGTGCATTGTTGGTGGTGGACGCCGCACAAGGAGTTGAAGCACAGTCGGTGGCAAACTGTTACACCGCTATAGAGCAAGGTCTGGAAGTTTTACCTATCCTAAATAAAATGGATTTACCTCAAGCAGATCCAGATAAAGTTAAGCATGAGATTGAAGAAATTATTGGTGTTGATGCTAGTGATGCCGTAGCTGTTTCAGCTAAATCAGGTATGGGTATTGTGGATGCGCTAGAGCATCTCGTTGCTATGATTCCTCCACCAGTGGGTGATCCAGATGCCCCGTTGCAGGCTTTGATTATAGATTCTTGGTTTGATAATTATCAGGGCGTTGTATCCTTGGTAAGGGTTAAGAACGGCACTCTGAAACGCGGCGAAAAAATCATTACCAAATCACTTGGCAAAGCACATGTTGTTGACGTAGTCGGTATCTTTACCCCTAAACAGACGTCCACTGGAATCTTGAAGGCCGGTGAAGTTGGTTTTGTTATTGCGGGTATTAAAGATATTCATGGTGCGCCAGTGGGTGATACGTTTACTCACTCGTCCACACCGACTGTGGAGTCAATGCCTGGCTTTAAAAAGGTAAAACCACAGGTCTACGCAGGTTTATTCACGGTCTCTACTGAAGATTATGAAGATTTTCGTGACGCTTTAAGTAAATTGACATTAAACGATGCCTCGTTGTTTTATGAGCCCGAGAGCTCAGATGCGCTTGGATTTGGCTTCCGTTGCGGGTTTCTTGGCACCTTGCATATGGAAATTATTCAGGAGCGTTTAGAGCGAGAGTACAACCTTGACCTAATTACAACGGCGCCGACGGTTATTTATGAGGTGCTTAAAAAGAACGGTCAAGTTGTCATGGTTGACAATCCTTCGTCAATGCCTGATCCCGGCGAGTTAGAAGAGACGAGAGAACCAATTGCAAAGGTCAATATTCTGGTGCCTCAAGAGCATCTGGGTAATGTTATCAGCCTTTGTGCCGAAAAGCGTGGTGTGCAAAAGGATATGCAATTCCTCGGTCAACAGGTTTCCTTAAACTGGGAAATCCCAATGAGCGAGGTAGTGTTAGACTTTTTTGATCGACTTAAATCTGTGAGTCGTGGTTTTGCGTCCTTGGATTATGCTTTTGATCGCTTTGAAGCTGCTAACTTAGTCAAGCTGGATGTATTGATTAACGGTGATAGAGTAGATGCCTTGGCGTTAATTGTGCATAGAGATGTAGCGCAGAGTCGGGGGCGGCAATTAGTTGATAAAATGCAGGAGCTTATACCTCGGCAAATGTTTGATGTTGCCATTCAGGCCGCTATTGGCGGTCATGTTATTGCGCGACAAACGGTTAAGGCATTGCGGAAAAATGTGACGGCAAAGTGTTATGGTGGTGACGTTTCACGTAAGCGTAAGTTATTAGAAAAACAAAAAGCAGGTAAAAAACGGATGAAACAAGTGGGGAATGTTGAAATTCCACAGACCGCGTTTCTGGCCGTTCTAAAAATTGATAGTTAA
- a CDS encoding MucB/RseB C-terminal domain-containing protein codes for MIARLALMVLATVLVSIPVFGLESGGELLEKMTHSHRELNYRAIVTYQWGDKLSSYRITHTVNDGKEFEALESLDGEQLDLVRRGHKVGCIHLGPQLIRHLSHNDDQGLYRYYDIDIVSEGRIAGRDTVNLSVTPRDVYRLGYRLSLDSETGLLLRSDIVNQQGNVLERFQYVMLDLNIPANELLLKDAVEVKYRPSPSNKDSLKNVRRWQPNWIPAGFTPINDAAADSETLSYTDGFAVMSVFIEPFLSARADVVPAVEGGMRRGASVSYTVAFPDKSVFVTVVGEVPILTAMQVAKSLSWHQ; via the coding sequence GTGATCGCTCGGCTAGCTTTGATGGTGCTGGCTACTGTCTTGGTTAGCATTCCAGTCTTCGGTCTTGAATCTGGCGGTGAATTATTAGAGAAGATGACGCATAGTCATCGAGAATTAAATTACCGCGCCATAGTTACCTATCAATGGGGAGATAAGCTTAGCAGCTATCGCATTACTCATACTGTTAATGATGGTAAGGAGTTTGAGGCTTTAGAATCGCTGGATGGTGAGCAACTCGATTTGGTTCGTCGGGGCCACAAAGTAGGTTGTATCCATTTGGGTCCCCAGTTGATCCGTCATTTAAGCCATAATGATGATCAAGGTTTATATCGCTATTACGACATTGACATAGTCAGTGAAGGCCGTATCGCTGGTCGTGATACGGTTAATTTATCGGTCACTCCCCGAGATGTTTATCGTTTAGGTTATCGCTTGTCGCTCGATAGTGAGACCGGCTTGTTGTTGCGCTCAGATATTGTTAATCAACAAGGGAACGTACTTGAGCGATTTCAGTATGTCATGCTCGACCTCAACATTCCTGCTAATGAATTGCTACTTAAAGACGCTGTAGAAGTTAAGTATCGTCCTTCTCCTTCGAATAAGGATTCATTGAAGAACGTGCGACGTTGGCAGCCAAACTGGATTCCTGCAGGGTTTACCCCCATAAATGATGCCGCTGCTGATAGTGAAACCTTAAGCTATACCGATGGTTTTGCGGTTATGTCAGTGTTTATTGAGCCGTTTTTAAGTGCTCGGGCAGATGTGGTTCCGGCTGTCGAGGGCGGTATGCGTAGAGGTGCTTCGGTCAGTTATACTGTCGCTTTTCCTGATAAGTCAGTCTTTGTCACTGTGGTAGGTGAGGTGCCAATTTTGACGGCTATGCAGGTCGCTAAATCTTTAAGCTGGCATCAATGA